In Leptospira sp. WS58.C1, a single genomic region encodes these proteins:
- a CDS encoding HAMP domain-containing sensor histidine kinase: protein MRRSLFSKLLLSNWLLLVFLMAVAGIVLFLEDLIHPDLKILLFSAYILLAMFGTFYMSFSIARSVTQTLNQIEMKTGEINAGDFGSELSLPDIQELADLAVSINLMSGRLKHQFVDLTIEKEKFDSVLQNLKEGVFSVDLEGSIVFQNRSIPGSLIEPNSGSRKVEDAVKDPRLLDFIKKNLSGKGEPKTELDLSQNFYAIKMYPLRTNGNILMFIGVIRNITEEKQSYLIREQFVQNASHELKTPITSIKGYTETLLGRLKLLEESHEKRFLDAISRNTDRMVRIVEDMLTITRIENQSAIAQPEEFTLKSLVENLSFTVDGVISPKGQKLVVEMPSSLTISADWVLLEHMLLNLISNASSYSPDDKTITLKITKVEPDSVNFQVIDQGIGIKDEDKERIFERFFRVDKNRSRKEGGTGLGLSIVKHIVRLHHGSVKVFDNPEGGTIFSVTLPLVYSEISEV from the coding sequence ATGAGGCGTAGCTTATTTTCTAAACTACTCTTAAGTAACTGGCTTCTACTTGTTTTCCTCATGGCTGTCGCGGGGATTGTCCTTTTTTTAGAGGATCTAATCCATCCTGACTTAAAAATACTTTTATTCTCCGCTTATATACTATTAGCCATGTTCGGGACTTTTTACATGTCCTTCTCCATTGCAAGAAGTGTAACTCAAACGCTCAACCAGATCGAAATGAAAACGGGAGAGATCAACGCAGGAGATTTCGGCTCCGAGTTGAGTCTTCCGGATATCCAAGAGTTAGCGGATCTTGCAGTCTCCATCAATCTGATGTCAGGACGTTTAAAACACCAATTCGTTGACCTTACTATCGAAAAGGAAAAGTTCGACTCAGTATTACAAAATTTGAAAGAAGGTGTTTTCTCCGTAGATCTGGAAGGTTCGATCGTTTTTCAAAACAGAAGTATTCCCGGTTCTTTGATAGAACCTAATTCGGGTTCCCGAAAGGTAGAAGACGCGGTCAAAGATCCAAGACTACTGGACTTTATTAAAAAGAATCTCTCCGGAAAGGGAGAACCTAAAACGGAACTGGATCTTAGTCAAAATTTTTACGCGATCAAAATGTATCCTCTTAGAACGAACGGAAATATCCTGATGTTCATAGGAGTCATACGGAACATCACGGAAGAAAAACAATCTTACTTAATACGGGAACAGTTCGTACAGAACGCTTCTCATGAATTAAAAACTCCCATCACTTCCATCAAAGGTTATACGGAAACATTACTCGGCCGTTTAAAACTTTTAGAAGAAAGTCACGAAAAAAGATTTTTAGATGCGATCTCTCGCAACACGGACAGAATGGTTCGGATCGTAGAAGACATGCTTACGATCACTAGGATCGAAAATCAAAGTGCGATCGCACAACCTGAGGAATTTACCTTAAAATCACTGGTAGAAAATCTTTCCTTCACTGTGGACGGCGTCATTTCTCCCAAAGGGCAAAAGCTCGTAGTGGAAATGCCTTCCTCTCTAACAATCTCTGCTGACTGGGTTCTCTTGGAGCATATGCTCTTAAATTTGATCTCGAATGCGTCTTCGTATTCTCCGGATGATAAAACAATCACTCTGAAGATCACAAAGGTGGAACCTGACTCGGTGAATTTCCAGGTAATCGACCAGGGGATCGGGATCAAGGACGAGGATAAGGAAAGGATTTTTGAAAGATTCTTCCGAGTGGATAAGAACAGATCCAGAAAAGAAGGCGGAACAGGCCTCGGACTTTCTATCGTGAAACATATTGTTAGATTACATCACGGTTCTGTCAAAGTTTTCGATAACCCGGAAGGTGGGACAATCTTCTCCGTAACTCTTCCGTTAGTGTATTCCGAAATTTCCGAAGTTTGA
- a CDS encoding response regulator: MKNASGSPGQKILVVDDEEDIAELIKFHLEENGYQVDTCQNGLEVLPRIEKNLPDLVVLDLMLPGIGGMDLCKRIKEKYSLPIIMVTAKSGETDAVLGLELGADDYVRKPFSTRELIARVRSVLRRSGEGEDEQDQEGNITVGKIFLNPKAHKVFINNEEIDLTLIEYKILYLFMTNTGVAFTRDKLLDKVWGKDIYVTDRAVDVNIKRLRDKLGEEKERLETIRGIGYRFNEA; this comes from the coding sequence ATGAAAAATGCTTCCGGCAGCCCAGGCCAAAAAATCCTCGTAGTAGATGACGAAGAGGATATTGCAGAACTGATCAAATTTCATTTAGAAGAAAACGGTTACCAAGTGGACACCTGCCAAAACGGTTTAGAGGTGCTTCCAAGGATCGAAAAAAATCTGCCTGATTTGGTAGTATTGGATCTAATGCTCCCCGGTATCGGTGGAATGGATCTTTGTAAAAGGATCAAAGAAAAATATTCTCTGCCGATCATCATGGTTACCGCAAAATCAGGAGAGACCGATGCCGTTTTAGGACTGGAACTCGGTGCGGACGACTATGTTAGAAAACCGTTCTCCACTAGAGAACTTATAGCAAGAGTCCGTTCCGTATTGAGAAGATCCGGAGAAGGAGAAGACGAGCAAGACCAAGAAGGAAACATTACGGTCGGTAAAATTTTCCTAAATCCTAAAGCTCATAAAGTATTCATCAACAACGAAGAAATCGATCTTACATTGATCGAGTACAAGATACTCTATCTGTTTATGACCAACACAGGTGTCGCCTTTACCAGAGATAAACTTTTAGATAAGGTTTGGGGAAAGGATATTTACGTGACGGATCGAGCCGTGGATGTTAATATCAAAAGACTCCGGGACAAACTAGGAGAAGAGAAGGAGAGGTTGGAAACCATCCGCGGGATCGGTTACAGATTCAATGAGGCGTAG
- a CDS encoding RNA polymerase sigma factor has translation MKPEEPILCDPEDWANIQKVLAGDFESFEQLVLKYEAMVYSQAKKAFRNEAEAEDFTQDVFLKAFEGLSTFRGKSKFSTWIFSIARNEIIRRYRKEHPEIDAPVDTLSSGKLGDNFSSQESEVLEKETTEKIRSLVDKLPELYRKPISLHYFENMSYKDISENLNLKMNTLKSYIFRGKEILRDWLKKDDEHGKR, from the coding sequence ATGAAACCGGAAGAACCCATCCTATGCGATCCGGAGGATTGGGCCAATATTCAAAAAGTTCTAGCCGGAGATTTCGAATCATTCGAACAACTCGTATTGAAGTACGAGGCAATGGTTTATTCACAGGCAAAAAAAGCGTTCCGTAATGAAGCGGAAGCGGAAGACTTTACGCAGGACGTTTTTCTAAAAGCGTTCGAAGGACTATCTACATTCAGAGGAAAGTCCAAATTTTCCACTTGGATCTTCTCCATAGCAAGAAACGAGATCATTCGCCGATACCGAAAGGAACATCCGGAGATTGATGCTCCCGTAGATACTTTATCCAGCGGGAAGTTAGGGGATAATTTCTCCTCTCAAGAATCCGAAGTACTCGAAAAAGAAACCACGGAAAAGATCAGGTCCCTAGTGGATAAATTGCCTGAACTTTATCGGAAACCTATATCATTACACTACTTCGAGAATATGTCCTATAAAGATATCTCCGAAAATTTAAACTTGAAAATGAACACTTTAAAGAGTTATATATTTCGAGGGAAAGAAATCCTACGCGATTGGCTGAAAAAAGACGATGAGCACGGAAAAAGATAA
- a CDS encoding LIMLP_16695 family PerRB-regulated protein, with protein MSKFKDLFNSDIRTSYLKESWKEEDWYESLAGRPGIEQKIPYFKKGETSSLKVAVLSR; from the coding sequence ATGAGCAAATTTAAGGATCTTTTTAATTCCGACATCCGCACAAGTTATCTAAAAGAAAGCTGGAAAGAAGAGGACTGGTACGAGTCTCTTGCAGGCCGACCTGGCATTGAACAAAAAATCCCTTACTTCAAGAAGGGAGAAACTTCTTCATTGAAGGTGGCGGTTCTTAGCAGATGA